Part of the Sebastes umbrosus isolate fSebUmb1 chromosome 3, fSebUmb1.pri, whole genome shotgun sequence genome is shown below.
acacttaacctcaAATTTCTCCCAATGCTGTGcaatcggtgtgtgaatgagcgtTTAGTTTagatcaggggttctcaaccttgtGTAACTCCAGGCCCACGtctgattgttaaaataattccgaggaccacctacccaaataaatgacaaactgggctataaatatgtgttatgccacaggcaggtgtaatgacccacatacatattcagcttaccctcacccatcactccctgccattatgaatccaaactattcaggggcatatttcctcaccacaagCTTTGGAGCTTTTCCtggtgcagggttgtctccaacatcactCTTCGTAAAATAAAACGTTCCATTTTctgtcactgcatccgagacatatgtctgtaaaggggagactcgtgggcacccataggacccattttcattcattcggtcagaggtcaagggacccatttgaaaatggctatgccagtttttcctcgccgtgttatttagcctccttcccgaaaagctagcatgacatggttgggacctatggattcattaggttttatagtttcatatcattCCAGTATCCTTCCTCTAGCTTAAAACccgcccgctacaacctctgaaaaacagaatagcggccgttggattttgaagaggttaatcTAAACATTTGTCAGTACCTCCAAGGCCCACTAGGTGGcactctgaggcccaccagtgggaATAGCTGGTTTAGATCCTGATGgtcaggttggcaccttgcatggcagcctctgccaccagtgtatgaatgtgtgtatgaatgggtgaatgctgacatgtagtgtaaagcgatTTGAGTGGTCGcaagactagaaaggagcttTTACCATTTCCTCAAAGAACgcaataaatgataaataagaaatgtgacaaaaaatatttttatatttttataggcgtacatctgtctgtctttgttgaGCTGTGCTACTGAACTAAGTAATCTCAGTAGGCCTACACTTCATCGATGCATTcatcctgtttttttcagaGGGAATGCATCTCTCCAACTGGAGAATCAGATCAAGAAGGTGGACGGCCTCGTCTCTGGGTTTGAGAAAAAGCTGAGTGACGACGGTCCAATCCCTGACGTGCCAAGTGCAATCCAAGCCCGCGCCGAGGACATTCAGGTGAGAAGAATAATCTGCATTTAAAAATTGTACCTCTACTCCGTAAAAGGCAGTtctttttcagaattttaaaatcacacatCTCCTTTGCTGTTTTCAGTACCAGCGGAAGTCTGCGGCGGCGGCTCAGGACGACATGAAGAAGCTGAGTCAGGATCTGGAGACCACGGAGCAGCTGTGCAGCTCTCTGCAGCAGGGCTACCAGGAGTACTGCCCTGACATCCGGCGCCAGAGGACTGACGTCAAGCAGCTGCAGAGCCGCTACTCCAACGTGACCAACCAGCTGAAGGAGAGGTGAGAAACAGACTGTGAACAAACCGTATCAAATGAGCTCGGGATCCCCAAAGGAGTCATAAGATAAACGATGATTAAAGGCATAGGAAAGAAGAAGTTTTGCCTCTTCAGCCCTATAAAAAgtattcaaatgaaacaacaGGGACAGACTTTGACGAGTTTGCATGCACTATACAACTTTACTATTATGCCGTGattcaaacatacagtattatacATTAGTAGAgatgtttttttgctttggTCTATCTATCTAAAGGCAATTAATAATGTCAATAAAAGGATTATGTTGATCCTTATTTCACAGAATTTGTCATTACATACATACGGTACATAAAGAAAGCAGTATATACTGAGATGATGTGGTCAGGCAAAGGTTTAAGATATTTATACCtctgataaaaaatattttttaggaAAAGGAATGAAAGAAAGCAAAACCTTTTGAAATGTCAGTCATTTAATTTTCTGCCATATTGATGAATCCTCTCAGAGAAAACCTCTTACAAGAGGCTGCAACCAAGAACCAGGAGTTCCAGAGTACGTCCAGGTCCCTGAAGTCCTTCCTGGACAACCTGCCACGAAATGAGATCAACTACAACGATAATCTGTCTCAGGTCGCTGCCAGGCAGAGCTCCCAAGAGGTGAggctgtgatttatttacacatatgcGTTGTTCTTtgtaaatctgtaaaaaaatatgcttaattaacatctgttaaatgtttcaccACAGAGGGTGGTGGATGACCTGAAGAGGAAGGGAGATGACATGGACAGAGTGTCTGACCTGTCTCAAGACCTGCAGGGTGTACTCAATGTAAGAGATTATAATACAATGCTCTGACATATTAGCAAGAGAGTGTATCGGTGATTCTAGGCAttatatgaaaagaaaatatccCTATTGTTACCATCAGTGATGACATCATTTTATTACCAATCTAATTCTTGgtttttcaataaataaaaaatgcaaacgAGTCCACAAGTGGGAAAACAAGTATACTCGATTAACTGAATAAATAAttcttcactgtgtgtgtgtgcaggaataCGAGACCAACGCTGACAAATACAACAGCACACTCGAGAACGCTGGAGTCACTATTTCCCAGAAACCTCGTATGCTCACACTGGCTGAGGCTGTTCAGAAAGAGGTAACATTTAAATTCCTCCAAGTTTTTAAACAcaatgtaaatgttttgttacatttattAAAAGATCAAGGTGGCTGATGGTTTGCTGCTATGTCTCCTGTTTATTACAGGAGAAGGGTCTGGTGAACCGTTACGCTGAAGCAACAGCTGAAAACACCCAACGCCAAAAACAGATGGGCTTGGCTACGAATCTCCTTGTACAAGTAAGAGAACAGGACATGAATAAAAACATCCTCTTCactataaaatgtgttttccataAAACTACGTCGCAACTTATtgtcatttaattaatttgctttTCCTGCTGCAGAACGAAGAGAAAGTCCAAATGGTGGCACAGCAACAAGTGCAGCTTGAAAGCAATCAAAGGAGTTCTTTAGAGATAGATAGTCTGTTAAAAGAGCTggatgaagagagggagaggaaaaatcATACCGAGACAGACCTGAGAACCTTCAAAGACAGGATGATGTCACTGAAGAGTCGCAGAGGAGTGGAGCGCGTCGAGGAGAAAGAAATACTGCAGTACTACCGCGACCCAAAACTGGAAAGCGACTTGGTCGATCTGCAGAAAATACTGAACGAAGAGTCCGTGAGGCGTACCACCACCCACACCGAGGTCGAGGTGTTCAACAAGAAAATCGCCATCGTGGAGGAAACCCTCAAAAGCTCTGCACCCAAACTGGTGACCAGAGAGGTGACGGAGTTTGAGAAAGATCCTCAGCTGGACATAGAAGCCGCTAAGATTAGAGACGAGATAGCAAGGATGAGGGATGAAATTCGAGTGAGAGACGGGGAACACATTCAGATGAGGACAGAAGTCACGATTCTGCAGCAGAAGGCACCGCCCATCAAACAGAGGATTGTTAAGAAGGAAGTGGTGAAAGTGGAACAAGACCCAGAGATGTTGAAAGCAGTGCGAACATTTGAGGTGGAAATTTCTGATGAGAGCAACAAGGTCAAGCTCCTAAACGACGAAATCTTCCAGACAAGAAGCCAGATTAATGCACTCGAGAGACTGATTCCTAACATTAAGCCTAAAATCATCACTAAGGAAGTGAAAAAGATTGAACAAGACCCTGAGCTCATCAATGAATCAAAGAGGGTTCGAACAAgtgtggaggaagagaggatTGAAAACGACTCTCTGACCAAAGAGGTGATGGTGCTCCACAGTCGCTACCGAGAAGTTCAAGGCTGGAGGCCAAAGGTTGAGGTGAAGGAGATCGTTAATGAGATCTACCGGATAGACCCAGGCACAGAGGTGGAGATAGTGCGGCTCAGGAAAGACATACAAGACACCAACAAGCAGCGCTCTGATTTGGACAGGGAGAACATCCAGGTCACAACTGATGTGAATATCCTTCGTTCTGAGAAGCCCAAGGTGGAGGTAAGGGAAGTTCTCCAAGAGGTGGTCAAGGAGGAAAGAAGCCctgagaatgagagagagatccAGAGGCTAAATGATCAGGTGAACTATTTACACACCACTTACAACTCCCACCTGGATCAAGTGAGAGTGctcaagagagaaagagatgaatgGAAAGCGGAAAAGTCCAAGATAGAGACCAAAGTCATCAACAGAGAAGTCATCAAGTATGAGGCTGATCCTCTGCTGGAGAAAGAAGCTGACCGCTTGAGGAGAGTTGTGCGGGAGGAGGCGCAGGTGCGGCGCAACACTGAAGAGATGGTGTTTGACCTGCAAAACAAATACATCCTGCTGGAGAGACAGAAGCCCGAGGAGAAAGTGGTTGTGCAGGAGGTTGTGCGTTTACAGAAGGACCCGAGGCAGATGGTGGAGCACGACAGGCTCAGCAGGAACCTGGATGAAGAAGTAATGACCCGCCGTCAGATAGACCTAGAGCTGCAACAGCTGAGAACAACGGTGGAAGAGAAACTGAGGATCCTCAGAGAGAGCGACGTGCGCCAAAAGAGGACTCAAGCCGAGTTTGAACTCAGAGAGATCCGACTGCGCATCACACAGCTGGAAAATGCCCCACCTCCTGTCGAGGAAAGTATTGTTGTCGAGGAGGTGCTGAAGGTTGAAAGAGACCCAAAACTGGAGAGGATGACAACCGGTCTTCGGTCAGACATGGACAAGGAAACCAGCAACATCCTGCGCATCCAGAGAGACATCCGTAACATCACCCTAAAGCTTGAGATCCTGCAGAAGGAGAAGTCTGGTGAGAAGACGGTGTACAAAGAGATTGTCCGCGTTGAGAAAGACCAGGCCGTCGAATCCGAGAGGGATCGCCTGAGGGAACAGGTGTCTGAGCATAAATTTGCTAGACAGGACCTGGAAGATGAACTCAGACGCCTCAATGGGAAAATCACCCACATGATGGGCAGCAAATCGAGCTCTTCAAGAGAGGAGAGTACCCTCAATCTGAACCGAGATGCCTTACAGAGGGAGAAGGACAACCTCACTCGGGAGCTCAGGACACTCGATGCCTCGAGACACGACATCAGCCTGTCCTTCCAGCAACAGAGCAGGCTAATGAGTGAGAGAACGCAGACGAGCAGGCAGAAGAGCCTCAAGATGGGGTCTGACTCTCAGCGTCTGGAGAGGGAAATCCTGGACGAAAAGGACAAGATCCATCAGCGAGACAGCGTCATCCGGGAGCTTCTGCTGAACGTGCAGAAAGAGGAGCACGCAGAGACAAGGACCAAAGAGACCAACGTCTCCACCAAAATCACCATTCTGGATCCAGATACAGGCAAAGACATGTCCCCTTATGATGCCTACCTGCAGGGCCTGATTGATCGCCCACAGTACATTCACCTGCAGGAGCTGGAGTGTGACTGGGAGGAGATTACTTCCCTGGGACCTGAAGGGGAGACATCTGTGCTGCAGGATCGCAAGAGTGGAAAGCAGTACTCCATCAAAGAGGCCCTTAAGGCAGGCCGGGTGACAGAGTATGATCTCCAACAGTACAAAAAGGGCAAGATTCCCATCTCAGAGTTTGCCTTGCTGGTTGCCGGTGACAATAAGAAGCAACCCCAGTTCAACTCAATCCACAAGTCCACCAAAACTACGGTGAATTCGACCAACTCAGTCACCACCTCTAAAGAAATCTACCCAGTTGCTGGAGTAGTGGATACAAACACTAACACCTGCTTTACAATACGCAGCGCCACCCTGCGTAAACTCATCGACCCCACTACCGCCCAAAAACTTCTGGAGGCTCAGGCATCAACAGGCGGCATCATTGACATCAGCAACAATATGAGATACCCAGTTCACAAGGCAGCGCTACGGGGTCTCATTGAGGACAGTCAACTCCAGAGGCTACTCAATGCACAAAAGGCCTTCGCCGGCGTTGAAGACCCCATGACCAGAGAGTGTTTGTCCGTGGGAGAAGCTGTTCAGAAAGGCTGGATGCCGAAGGACACCGCCATCCACTACATGGAGGCGCAGCACCTGACGGGAGGGCTGGTCAATCCCAACACCGGCCGCAGAATGAGCGTCTTTGACGCCATCGGGGCCAAAATGATCGACAGCACAATGATGAGGGAGCTGCAGTCCGAGACGACCTACGCCAAGGATATCGTAGACCCGATCACGAAGGAGAAGATCAGCTACAAACAAGCTCTGGATCGCTGTAAGACAGACTCCGTGTCAGGCTTACCAATGCTGCCCGCCTCCTCCAAAGAGTCTGGTTACTCTAAATATGCAAGATTCTAGATATGTTTACTACATAGTTGGAGTTATCTGGTCTGTGGAGTGATGTGGtaaaatattaaatgtactGTTAGATTATGGGAAATCCATATATTAATTACAATGTGCATTTTGACTCAGGAAAAGTCTTCTACTGCAAAGCTTTCTGTCTAGCCAAATGATTGCTGCTGCGTTGCCTTTGTTTACCAAACATGTCTGATGTGGGCAgatgtttgatttaatttaaaaagagagaatataaATGCAGTTTATTATCTTTGATGTTGTTGCGTTATTAGGGATACTGGGACATGGTGCAATGCTATTTACAAAGATTGGTTTGATTCTGTATTACGCATGGGCTATCCTTGACACTTTAAACTCAGTCTTGTTTGATACTTTATGAAGaaacaaatatcaataaatTTAAATTATAATGGTTAAAGAGCATGGACTCCCTCACTTTCTGTGCTGTGCATGTTgtccttttaaataaaacacacaggcagGTACAATTTAGACAATTTTTCAATGTTTACTTTCAAGAACGTAATACCAGACTCCAGTTAAAAAAATTTTACCACAGCTTCCCATTTTATGCACCTCTCACTCACCACAAGTGAGTCAGGAGGAAGAGGGTGTGTTCCTCAACTGATATCAAATGACTAATAATGGGCACCCACTACACCCAGTGTACACAAGCATGCTGGTTAcaaatataacacattaaagcagaAGTAGGtagaaatatgattaaaaaaagttatttttataaaacatcctgacagtagtgcatgagacaggtaatctgaaaaaaatctggtgcctctgtgtcctccggtgctcctaatggcatctgcaagatttcacagactggaggaaaacaaccaatcagagccgagctggagccttgccgtttctgatcagctgtcaatcactcgcaagcTCCAatcagacggtcaaactaggcagctctgatcaaatatgaatcaatattctgttattgtaatgcctatttctcgcctcaaatgttttcagaaacatcttgtagtgtactgtttagctgtaaaattagaaagtttgtgacccgccagccatgttgagatcagttgaggaaataccaagcaccgcccaccagctggaagTAGTCTTCATGGAAGTAtgttttgttgtgtcaataaaaaatatgataaaaaaagaaacatggatGTCAACCCAGTCGTTTGGGGCTTTAATTGTCAAATAATAAACCCCAGGATTAAACATTAATCATAAACGGTTATGGTCAGAGGTAGACAACATAGTCACATAAACTCTCTTTTAACCAAATGGTCTTAAAGTTCACTTGAGCAACAGCTGTCCAAACAGCTTCAGAGGCAGAGCTGTAGTCCTTTTATGGTACTCAATGTGCACCCTGTGAAACTTGATGAACGCAGACCCTGATCAGGATGCAGGTCGTGCAGCATCACCCTGTTTGTGCTCCCTCTCCCTGAAGAAGCTCCTTTGCTCATCGATGGCTTTCTGTAGAAGGGCAACGTTTACACCATCGACGCAGTTCAGCACACGGGCACGGACCATCGCACCAACCCCTGCAAGACGAAAAGATGTAGATAAAGGCAGGCGATAGAGACAAAAAATCCTGTATTATATACTATGTACTTTCACTACATTACTTGCAGATAGACTGTTTTTTGATTGATATGTGGACCCaagaaaaacaggaaacttCATGAATGACTCATCATTCCCCAGTCACAGATTAGAAAGTCTTTCCTTACCCTCAGCATTTTCAATCTCACCCAGAACTATGTACTGGGCCCCAATTATTGGGTTAAAAGGCTCCACAAACAAGGTGTGGACAGCCACGTGGTGCTCTTTTGAAGCATGCTGAGCGGACAGTGTGGCCCTGGACTCTTCAGGCTGATAGCAGACAAGTctggaaaataaaacaggaaggtTTAGCATCCAGTCTGGATGATACAATTTTATCATTCATTTTACATATGAACATCTtatacattatgatgcattattacaGATTACACTAGGGATGCAACGATACtgataccggattggatatctGGCTGATactgacttaaagggactgtttgtaacttcatatacgtataaatcaatccagtTCGGTGTCCCAAGCgtgctcgcatgtggctacgttgttcagactcagactccaagacaaactacacggaagcaccaaaacctcaaagttctatctagtgaagcctgtcttgcaaaacagtgttggccgcggtcagaggacgcgggggagaccatagctttggtgtctgctgtactctgctcctctgcctgcctgccagcCTTCATTCACATAGCGCGCTCATTactcactcagctcgctccacctgcacatttgtgcagaaataaatgctgcagctcctccagaccaacagaggttttccgtgtcttgtgaaatgACGGGgttccgcagcgagaaacgttatcgtctccgacctggtgccggtgtctccctccggtcgcggtcgggaggctgaagcaggaaaagccaacactaggatcagcattgattcatggagagaccttcgtctggtcagctaacattactgccaagcaggtgaaatatagagtgatattgtggttttagctgacgtgtgtcgcctcactgttttgacagaTGCTCGCACACATTCAGTTAGCGCGTGCACATGGgcgagtgcgagcaacaggacgctgacttttgctgacttaacggccacaggtgttgctgttacaaccaatttctgattcttacaaacagtccctttaaatagctggatcagatatcggtgtCAAGGGGGCcaatctattaaattcagttctattatatactatacacattatatattgGAATTTGAAGTCcagtttaagttttgaccaatttgtcgCTGCATTTAAAAGATTTACacttgtaattcctgttaattttgaagatttttttaccaagttgctggtgtacgatttattattttaatgataaataacaattcagtaaatttatatctatgcatttatttgttacattttgttttacaatgaataattccagtatataatgtatatagtacataaatatagaattgaattgaatagatcgtgtcaccgatatctgatccagctatttgaatcagtatcGGCCCCGAtccagaatcgatatatcgatGCATCAGAAACCAAAACCCACCTGCCAAATACTCTCACTGATTCTCCTTCCTGCACCGCTCCAGAGTTTACTTCCCAGGGGAAATGAAAAACTGCAGCTGCTGGAAGCATAATGAAGCATAGtggaaagaaaaatgtgaaagtgtTGAGGAAGTCTGGGTACTTCCGGGGTACTTCCGGGGTCTGGGTCACATGACTTGTCTCCGCTTTCCAGCTAgcgatgggaattccggctctttttagtgagccagataaTTTgtctcagctcaccaagaagagccggctctttcggctcccaaatgGCTCTTCGTTTTATCACTTCTGCCTtctataattcagccaaatttagctttagctgttttgacctatgattagtatgtgtgcacatatatcacttaaattattcaatataattataataaacccTATAAtctccagaataccataatttgacatgctgcttcgtttccgactttcactcatcttgtctgctatttgcGCACTgcactcttctctctttctctcctcctcttcctcctgctctgtacctgtagactgtCAGCGCGCCATGCACCCCCGCCACTcgctgcttgatggtatgatcctcgTCTGTCAttacctgattggtcgcacggacgtcattaacacaacattcagtcacagtcagtgcatggagtgcccgtgttgaggagaagaaagtttccaaacgagcctccatactgtttcTGGTTtaaaagctgggagcagcagccaatggAGGGAAAGccttcgtccaatcaggtggggacagccttgtgtctagtgacagcccaccaagcgtccaatgttgggaagcatCGCggcccctcgcgataaaaaacgcccctgtggacatgtaccattatcgttcacttaaaagagccggctctttgaacctgCTCGTTcttgaccgacacatcactacttCCAGCAAGTCTCTGCGCCTGcgccaggaggaggaggccgtGACAGGAGACCCTTCAAGTTGAGGTTACAGGAGGTTATACAACACAACTCTCATTGTACTTTTGCGTTATAAGTGTTGTTTTCAGTCGGATACAGAACCATGAATCCCGATATTATGAAAGAGCGGCAAAACGCCAGTTTTAACGTCGAGAAACTGACCAACATTCTGGACGGAGGCCCTGAAAAGACCAGaagaaggagagaaataggTGAGTTTGAAATGTCCTATAATGTTATTAGGAGTTATTGTGCTCGTTACCGCCGACACCGACAACTTCATAtaatgatgatagtgatgatatGAAAACAGCAGTGTTGTGGCGAAAAGGGAGCGAATGTTTGCTTGTAGTTTTCCTGTCGACAGCAACAAGGTAATATTCTGTTTGTCCTGAATTGAAGCAACATTTTACGTTATTTAGAAACATATCTCAACCTAAATCTATTTAAGATGATATTTCTTAAGTTAGGTATGTTAGGGTGACTTGGTGAGCTCCACAGGTTAATTCGGCGTCCGTTTCATGTGTCAAACATCTTTACAGTAACGTGTACAGTAGTGTCCATTGATGCAAGTTAACAGGTAACCTGGCTAACGGTTACCAACGGTTACCAAGGGTTACCAACGGTTACCAACGGTTACCAAGGGTTACCAACGGTTACCAACGTGTACCAAGTGTTACCAACAGTTACCAACGTGTACCAAGGTTTACCAACGGTTACCAAcgtttaagataagataagatatttctttattggtcccacagtggggaagtttgcagtgtacagcagcaaaggggatagtgcaaaaaacaagatgcatcagctaacagtaaaaaaaaaagagctaaacaaagtgtgacaaaatatgaaccatttaaatagaaggaagtataaaaatgagagcagtatatacagtattgacaataaacagactattcacaaaattgcacaagtgatTTTACCAACGTTACCAATGTTCACCAACGGTTACCAATATTCACCAACGGTTACCAATGTTCACCAACGGTTACCAACGTTTACCAACATTTACCAACGGTTGTGCAACTGAATTTCATGCTGTGCTACTTTATTGACATTGACAAAACACAGCGTTCTAGGTAGCAAAGaacaacatactgtgtgtttgatTCAATGTGGACGGAATATAAATGCAGGTCATGTCAAATCATggtaatatatgtatatatagctaTGTAAAGAGGTAGATTTTTGAATGTGGACCCAAGTGTGTCAGTATGTgtatacacatttaaaaatgtacgGTGCCATTATTGTGGCAAACCTCCTatttgcacatgtgtgtgtggagagttgTGTAACTGTATCTCAATCCATGTGTAATGAGTaatcagatttgtaaatgtgtagacttaatgtgtaaatgtgtaggggagagtggggtaagATGAGCCAATTTTTACTTATGCTGTCCTCGAGGTTAGGAAAAATGAGACAGAAGCAGAATGAAAACTTGAACCTTAAATTCAGGATCTCTCCTATCAAATGAAATGATCAGCATGCATCCATCACAAagctgtctggaaaaaatgacCTTCCCAAAAAAAGTGCTCCTGTGGCTCAACTTGCCCCAGGTAAGGGGTAAGTTGAGCCATCGTggggtaaactgaacatctgagtttttaagtttaaacctCAGCATAAGTGTGTTAacaaacagtttcacagttaTGAACTTGTGAGAACAAACCACCTGTGAGTTTCAAGACCATTGAACAATCAAAATATCATTCAATATTCGACAATATTCCAATCGTCAAGGTTGCAGTGAAATATGAACTGTTGCTCCCTCCTTGCAGTTCCTCCAGCCTTTTGAGGTTGAGGTAGCTCCTTCAGCACATCACCCAGTGGAAAAGATGCCTCATCCTTTTCCTTGAATACAAAGGTGGGCTTCTCACGTCAAGTGTTCCCCCGGATTCTTCTGAGAAATCTTGCACTCACTTTGTTGCCCTCCAGGCTCTCAACCAAGCCAATGTAATGGTAGCTTCTGCCTTTGGATACAAAGTTTACTATGACAAAGTCACCAACTGACAGATCTGAGATGTCTGATTCACTTCTCTCATCATTAGAACTCTCATGCTCAGAAGTGTCATCAAATGGGATGGCATCACACTCTCCTCAGAACTGCTGTACACTGTGATTTTCGTCTTGGTCTTTGGTTTGACCTAGGCCTACCTGCTAAACCCTGCTCTTTCCAGTTGTTGGGGACAGGAAGGTTGTTCTTTCTGCCAATTCCAATGCCAGTTCACAGCATTTCTTTGGAGTAAGGCTGTGGAACTGTTCAGCTAGCTTCTTGATATGGTCTGCAAGCtccttctctacctcctctGTGAGGACCCTCTTTGCCTCTGCTGTTCCACTATAACCAACTGTTTTAACTTCCTTTATCTCCCTCTTCTATAAAggttaacacataaaaaaatcaaaccacGTTGTGTAACACTCAACAGTAATACCATTTTATACATCAGAGAATTAATTTGGTTAATTTATGGTGGGGTAAGTTGAGCCAATGGCTCagaataataaaatcattacacatgaatacaattggactcattggatccacaagagtctcagctttccagtgatacccaatttatgtaattctaagactgtttatggaccacAGTATGCAGAactattcaaatacaccattatagaataggtgaaaataacacatttgtactgcatgcaaaagaatgcatggtttttgcccaaaactgcat
Proteins encoded:
- the ten1 gene encoding CST complex subunit TEN1 isoform X2; the encoded protein is MLPAAAVFHFPWEVNSGAVQEGESVRVFGRLVCYQPEESRATLSAQHASKEHHVAVHTLFVEPFNPIIGAQYIVLGEIENAEGVGAMVRARVLNCVDGVNVALLQKAIDEQRSFFREREHKQGDAARPAS
- the ten1 gene encoding CST complex subunit TEN1 isoform X1 — translated: MSEMQRYCKATVTTSLFPSLFFFQHPTSSAEEHRRGRSYESSCPQKKSLARVQLLQQQRCGNYRSQQSRTAAVFHFPWEVNSGAVQEGESVRVFGRLVCYQPEESRATLSAQHASKEHHVAVHTLFVEPFNPIIGAQYIVLGEIENAEGVGAMVRARVLNCVDGVNVALLQKAIDEQRSFFREREHKQGDAARPAS
- the evpla gene encoding envoplakin a, which produces MFKKKESTTKVSGKTSKTRASNLAILIAQMQKNADTVEKDILRAEELLAVDGENDKKEQPTQHQAEISDKLGEAEVLLKDLFLDVDKAKKSKHPQALEIESDVLLLHERWLKDCAFYRDIFEQVDDVSLMPRIDWGPVLNQKQKLVSAEVYGPTMADLEKQVAAHNILHKEVEAYNSQLCVSSAGNKDNYLALKKQYNNILDNSKWRRHYLNSLYDYMNGCNKELVFLGEEQDKIKKQDWSDRMVDPPDVRRQYENFKNNSLLSHESEVNKLQDEGERLVGLKHPASETIQAQRDAVRGEWQKFLNLCICQETHLDSLEEYKKYQLETEQLSETLTKLNSSLDPKTVSKKSNAETLLQLEAEEKTVQNSEQLLADLRSRSTTIAPLKLRRVAPNRSITVESLCDWETDKASLERGEKFTLKSNSDDNWNIISTDGATKTFPGVCFQIPPPDPEAIDKVDLLGGELADIKKRRTALVASLKNHKAEVSRSLQSAPVSSAPPDPKVTALAQQLDQLDGDLASAEQSMLSRLRAPLSRSDPAGDLAKRLREQEEAARALKALEQQKLAAQADLQPLLSKDPSSSALPLKLSAANNKHDSIAELADLYTKKGNASLQLENQIKKVDGLVSGFEKKLSDDGPIPDVPSAIQARAEDIQYQRKSAAAAQDDMKKLSQDLETTEQLCSSLQQGYQEYCPDIRRQRTDVKQLQSRYSNVTNQLKERENLLQEAATKNQEFQSTSRSLKSFLDNLPRNEINYNDNLSQVAARQSSQERVVDDLKRKGDDMDRVSDLSQDLQGVLNEYETNADKYNSTLENAGVTISQKPRMLTLAEAVQKEEKGLVNRYAEATAENTQRQKQMGLATNLLVQNEEKVQMVAQQQVQLESNQRSSLEIDSLLKELDEERERKNHTETDLRTFKDRMMSLKSRRGVERVEEKEILQYYRDPKLESDLVDLQKILNEESVRRTTTHTEVEVFNKKIAIVEETLKSSAPKLVTREVTEFEKDPQLDIEAAKIRDEIARMRDEIRVRDGEHIQMRTEVTILQQKAPPIKQRIVKKEVVKVEQDPEMLKAVRTFEVEISDESNKVKLLNDEIFQTRSQINALERLIPNIKPKIITKEVKKIEQDPELINESKRVRTSVEEERIENDSLTKEVMVLHSRYREVQGWRPKVEVKEIVNEIYRIDPGTEVEIVRLRKDIQDTNKQRSDLDRENIQVTTDVNILRSEKPKVEVREVLQEVVKEERSPENEREIQRLNDQVNYLHTTYNSHLDQVRVLKRERDEWKAEKSKIETKVINREVIKYEADPLLEKEADRLRRVVREEAQVRRNTEEMVFDLQNKYILLERQKPEEKVVVQEVVRLQKDPRQMVEHDRLSRNLDEEVMTRRQIDLELQQLRTTVEEKLRILRESDVRQKRTQAEFELREIRLRITQLENAPPPVEESIVVEEVLKVERDPKLERMTTGLRSDMDKETSNILRIQRDIRNITLKLEILQKEKSGEKTVYKEIVRVEKDQAVESERDRLREQVSEHKFARQDLEDELRRLNGKITHMMGSKSSSSREESTLNLNRDALQREKDNLTRELRTLDASRHDISLSFQQQSRLMSERTQTSRQKSLKMGSDSQRLEREILDEKDKIHQRDSVIRELLLNVQKEEHAETRTKETNVSTKITILDPDTGKDMSPYDAYLQGLIDRPQYIHLQELECDWEEITSLGPEGETSVLQDRKSGKQYSIKEALKAGRVTEYDLQQYKKGKIPISEFALLVAGDNKKQPQFNSIHKSTKTTVNSTNSVTTSKEIYPVAGVVDTNTNTCFTIRSATLRKLIDPTTAQKLLEAQASTGGIIDISNNMRYPVHKAALRGLIEDSQLQRLLNAQKAFAGVEDPMTRECLSVGEAVQKGWMPKDTAIHYMEAQHLTGGLVNPNTGRRMSVFDAIGAKMIDSTMMRELQSETTYAKDIVDPITKEKISYKQALDRCKTDSVSGLPMLPASSKESGYSKYARF